A genome region from Panicum virgatum strain AP13 chromosome 4K, P.virgatum_v5, whole genome shotgun sequence includes the following:
- the LOC120704214 gene encoding patatin-like protein 3, with protein MATSSLQLLDQKLLPSPAALGGSDRLSQEIFSILESNFLFGASPLEGSCSVGRVRVLSIDGGADGGALAAAALARLERRLQELSGDPDARVADFFDLAAGSGAGGFLAAALFACRMPADAARDVVAKNRKVLSGRGGRGGLFRRPEAVFRKVFGDLTVRDAAKPLLIPCYDMASAAPFVFSRADAVEAEAFDFPLWQVCAAACGVGPAELASLDGRTRLRTVAAGVGRGAAAAAAANPTAVAVTHVLHNKREFPFAAGAGDLLVLSLGGSAAASLLRPSSSSLLRIAGACQADMVDQAVSMAFGESRASNYVRIQGNGLAPGETSEAALAERGVESVLFRWRKLMAQTNAERLDGVAEQLVREHHRRLESKAPVVLVKPSATPRTSASSASTLITVSTNSSSESP; from the exons ATGGCGACCTCCTCGCTCCAACTGCTCGATCAGAAGCTgctgccgtcgccggcggcgctcggcggctCCGACCGCCTCAGCCAGGAGATCTTCTCCATCCTCGAGTCCAACTTCCTGTTCGGCGCGTCGCCACTGGAGGGTTCCTGCTCCGTGGGCCGCGTCCGCGTGCTCTCCATCGACGGCGgagccgacggcggcgcgctggccgcggccgcgctggcCCGCCTCGAGCGCAGGCTGCAGGAGCTCTCCGGCGACCCCGACGCGCGCGTCGCGGACTTCTTCGACCTCGCCGCAGGCTCCGGCGCGGGGGGCTtcctcgcggcggcgctgtTCGCGTGCCGGATGCCCGCCGACGCGGCGCGCGACGTCGTGGCGAAGAACCGGAAGGTGCTGtcggggcgcggcgggcggggcggccTGTTCCGGCGCCCGGAGGCCGTGTTCCGGAAGGTGTTCGGGGACCTGACGGTGCGCGACGCCGCGAAGCCGCTGCTGATCCCGTGCTACGACATGGCGAGCGCGGCGCCGTTCGTGTTCTCCCGCGCCGACgccgtggaggcggaggcgttcGACTTCCCGCTGTGGCAGGtctgcgcggcggcgtgcggggtcGGCCCCGCGGAGTTGGCGTCGCTGGACGGGCGCACCAGGCTGCGCACCGTGGCGGCGGGCGTGGgaaggggcgccgccgccgccgccgccgccaacccgaCGGCCGTGGCCGTCACGCACGTTCTCCACAACAAGCGCGAGTTCccgttcgccgccggcgcgggcgaccTCCTGGTGCTGTCGCtcggcgggagcgccgccgcctcgctcctccGCCCCTCGTCCTCCAGCCTCCTGCGCATCGCCGGAGCTTGCCAGGCCGACATG GTGGACCAAGCCGTGTCAATGGCGTTCGGGGAGAGCAGGGCCAGCAACTACGTCCGCATCCAGGGCAACGGCCTCGCCCCCGGCGAGACGTCTgaggcggcgctggcggagCGGGGCGTGGAGTCGGTGCTGTTCCGCTGGAGGAAGCTGATGGCGCAGACCAACGCCGAGCGGCTggacggcgtggcggagcagcTGGTGCGGGAGCACCACCGGCGGCTGGAGAGCAAGGCGCCCGTGGTGCTCGTGAAGCCCTCCGCGACGCCGCGGacgtcggcgtcgtcggcgtCCACGCTCATCACCGTGTCCACCAACTCCTCCTCGGAGTCGCCCTGA
- the LOC120702266 gene encoding uncharacterized protein LOC120702266: MAWKEEEQPPAHPGPLTWKETMKLLLLLLSNLLVLALFVDSAVRTAATYNLNQPARHSVELVGARGIGPALAPGAEALAFKLLVHVDNGRIFGLRHGGGGGDVVVSYAGVPLARGRPPAFRVETKKAATVAVDATSAGVGIPEDLLQLMSEERRRSSGVAQLQIDLWLDYGLFTCRVDLGGEQQRASKCQEQNYIHSS; encoded by the coding sequence ATGGCttggaaggaggaggagcagccgcCGGCCCATCCCGGTCCCTTGACTTGGAAGGAGACGATGAAACTCCTGCTCCTGTTGCTCTCGAACCTGCTCGTCCTCGCCCTCTTCGTCGACTCCGCCGTGCGAACAGCCGCGACCTACAACCTCAACCAACCGGCCAGGCATTCCGTGGAGCTGGTCGGAGCCAGGGGCATCGGCCCGGCGCTTGCTCCGGGAGCGGAGGCGCTGGCCTTCAAGCTCCTCGTGCACGTCGATAACGGCCGCATCTTCGGCttgcggcacggcggcggcggcggcgacgtcgtggTCTCCTACGCGGGCGTCCCCCTCGCGCGCGGGCGCCCGCCCGCCTTCCGCGTCGAGACGAAGaaggcggcgacggtggcggtggacgCGACGAGCGCCGGGGTGGGGATACCCGAGGATCTGCTTCAGCTCATGTCAGAGGAGCGCCGCCGATCTTCTGGGGTGGCGCAGCTGCAGATTGATTTGTGGCTTGATTACGGTCTGTTCACCTGCCGCGTCGACCTGGGCGGGGAGCAGCAGCGCGCCTCTAAATGCCAAGAGCAGAACTATATTCACAGTAGCTAG